Sequence from the Luteibacter aegosomaticola genome:
CGGCGTGGACCAGGCCATAGCTGATCAGCCGGTAATACTCACGGCTGCGGTTGATGGCTGGCGGCCAAAGCACCAGGTCATCCATGAGCTTTCGGTTCTGCAGGGCGAGGAACGAGACCACGCAGGTCACGAGGATAATGAGGATCGTGGTGGTCATGCGCGGGGATTACGTCCTGGAAACGGCGAGCCAGCGCGCATCTTGGCTGCAATGTGCGGCATTGTGAACCCCGCCGGGCATCGAAGGAGGGCTATGATTCACGACCTCCCCCTGCTCCTGACCGACGATGTCCCCCATCCGATATAAGCAGCTCGACGTTTTTGCCGCCCGTCACGGCGGCGGCAACCCCCTTGGCGTGGTGATCGACGCCGAGGGCTGGTCGGACGAACGCATGCAGCGCTTCGCCCACTGGACCAATCTGGTGGAAACCACCTTCCTGCTCCCGGCACGCGCTGAAGGCGCGAACTACCGCGCGCGAATCTTCACGCCGAGCAAGGAGATACCGTTTGCCGGCCACCCGACCATCGGCAGCGCCCACGCGGCGCTCGATGCCGGGCTCATCACCCCGGATGCCGCTGGCGTGGTCTGGCAGGAATGCGGCGCTGGCGTACTGCCGATCCTGGTGGAAGGCACCGGCCCCGATCGCGAACTTTTCGTGCAATCGCCGAAGGCTCGCGTCGTGGGTGATGGCTCCAAGGGCGGCGAATGCCTTTCGAGCGTGCTCTATGGCGTCACGCTCGGCGCCCTCAAGCCGGCCTGCGTCGAAGGCGGCCGGCGCTGGTGGGTCGCGGAGTTCGCGGATGAAGCCACCCTGCGCGGCTGGCGCCCGGATCACGCAGCGATCCGCGCCCTCGCCCTCGCCACCGACACACTGGGCCTGTGCGTGTTCGCCCGCACCGCCGAGGGCCTGGCCGTGCGTGCCTTCCCCGCTGGCGTCGGCATCGTCGAAGACCCCGCCTCGGGCGCCGCGAACGGCCTCATCGCCGCCTATGTGGCCACGCATGACACCACCGGCACACTCAGCAAGGGCTACATCGTGAGCCAGGGCCGCGAGGTCGGACACGACGCCCGGATCATCATCCGTATCGACGGCGAGCACGTCTGGGTCGGCGGCCGCACCAACACCATCATTGATGGCGTGGTGGACTGGCGCGACGCCTGAGGGCTCAGGCGCCCATCGCTTCGTCAAGGCGCAAGGTAAGGCACTTCGCCGCGCCGCCGGATTTCATGTACTCATCGAGGGCCACCTCGATGACCATGAAGCCGGCGGCCTCCAGCCGTGAGCGCAACCCGGGACTGGCGCGGTTGAGGATGACGACCCGGCCGAGATTCACCGCATTGCAGGCAAACGCCACGGCATCGTGCTCATCCACGGTAATGCGCTCCGCGGGCGGCACATGGCGCTCGATCAGCGCCAGCGAGGCGGCATCGAAGGCCGCCGGGAAATAGAGGGTGTAGCCATTCACCAGCGGGCAGAAGCAGGTATCCAGGTGATAGAACCGCGGATCCGCGAGCTTGAGCGGCAACACCTCGATATCGAGCAGCCGGGTCAGCGCCGGCGCAGCCTCCAGATCCGAGCGGTGCCCATGGCCCATCCAGAGGCGGCGGCTGGTGCCGCGGTCGAACAGCGCATCGCCTGCGCCTTCGAAGAACACCCCGTCGGGCAGCTCGACGATGTCGAAACCGTGGTGGGTGAAGAACGCGCGGTTGTGCGCCTCCTCGCCCTTGCGCTCGTCATAACGGAAGCGACTGGGTACGAAGCTGTTGCCGAAGACCAGGCCGGCATTGGCGGCAAAGACCATGTCCGGCTGACCCTCCGCCGGCGGCTGGATCACCACGTCGGCGTGCCGCTGGACGGTCTCCCGCAACGCATCCCACTGGCGCTGGGAGCGCTCTGACGTGGTGTCGTGCACATGGCCCGTCATCCAGGGATTGATGACGTAGCTGACCTCGAAATACGTGGGAGCGCACATCAGGATGCGAGGCACCGTGCGCTCGAAGGTCGGGGTCGTTTCTGCCATGGACGGAGCACGCCTGAATGGGGGAACGAGCCCCCATCATGGCAGATAGACGGCGGGGGCCGTCAACGCATGGGCGGGCTCAGTGCATGCCCTCGACGATCGCCGAGACAGTCGCCGAGGAGAAATGCAGCTCCTTCAGCGCCTCTTCGAGCGAATCACGGGAATTCACCTCGCTCTCCACCTGCTCACCCACACTGGCGGGCGAGACATGGACGAAGCGGTGGCCGTCCTGGTAAGCGATGCCTTCATCGTGGACGGTCTGCTTCGTCAGCACCTTGAAGGTGCCATCCTGCGATTCGCGTACCGTCACCGCCCGGCCCTCGTGCTGGCCTTCGTACACCGTTTTCCAGCTTGCGGTCATTGTTCTCGCCTGGGAAGCCGCACAACAGCGTGCTTCCCGATTGTCGCCAACCCGGCGGCCAAGCGATTGTGAAGACGTGCGTAAAAACGGCCTAACGCTTCAATCCTTCAGGTTGGCCCGCGCCGCGGCCACGCGGGCCAGCCCCGCCCAGTCGATATCGCCATCGCCGCGATTGAGCGATTCCAGCAAGGCATCGTGGAGGACACTGGCCACCGGCATCGGCACCCGCTTCGTCTCGGCGGCGGCGCGGGCGAGCCCCACATCCTTGAAGCCCAGGCTGAGCTTGAAGCCGGCCGGCTCGTAGCGGTCCTCGGCAATCATGCCGCCGTAAATCTTGTAGATCGGGGCCGAAAACAAGGTGTTCTGCATCACCTCGAGGAAATCCTTCGCCGCCACGCCGTGGGCACGGGTCAGGGCGCTCGCCTCGGCCATGCTCTCGATGGCGGCGCCAATGAGGAAGTTGCCGCTGATCTTCACCACCGCCGCACGGATGGGGTCATCCCCCATGGGCCAGACCTTCGCTGCGAGCAACTCCAGCAACGGCTGCACTTTTGCCAGGTACGCGGGCTGGCCAGAGGCCACCATGTTGAGGTTGCCGGCAGCGGCCACCTCGGGGCGGCCGAACACCGGCGCGGAGACGAAGCCCACGCCGCGTGCGTCATGCGTATCCGACAGTTCCTGCGCCAGGGCCACGGAGATCGTCGCGTGGTTCACATGGACGGCACCCTGCGCCAGCGCGGGCAGCACCTCACCCAGGATCACCTCGCGCACGGCCGCGTCATTGGCCAGCATGTTGTGGACCACCTCCGCGCCTTGCGCGGCCTCGGCAGCCGTCGCGGCGACCTTCGCGCCCAGCGCCTTGAGCGGCTCCGCGACCGACGCCGTGCGGTTCCACACGGTGACCTCGTGGCCACCCTTGACCAGGTTCGCGGCCATGCCCGCGCCCATGCTGCCCAGCCCGATAAATCCGATACGCATAACACCTACTCCGGTCAGACGGCCTGGCCCGCGGCGTGTCCCGAGGCCCAGGCCCATTGGAAGTTGTAGCCACCCAGGTGGCCGGTCACGTCGAGCACTTCGCCGACGAAGAACAGTCCGGGCTGGCGCTTGGACATGAGGGTGGCCGACGACACTTCGTCGGTATCCACGCCGCCCAGGGTGACCTCGGCGGTGCGATAGCCCTCGGTGCCGCTGGCGACCAGCGGCCAGTCCTGCAACTGTGCCGCGATGTCCTTCAATTCGGCGTCACGGTACTGGCGCATGGGCTTGCTCGGCAGCCAGACCTCGCACAGGCGTTCGGCCAGGCGGCGCGGCAGCAAGCTGGAGAGCACGGTGCGGAATTCGGCTGCGGGGCGCTCTTCGCGACCGGCGCGCAGCGCCTCATAGGCATCCTGGCCCGGCAGCAGGTCGAGGCGAAGATCCACGCCCGGCTCCCAGTACGACGAGATCTGCAGGATGGAGGGCCCGCTGATGCCGCGGTGGGTGAACAGCATGGCGTCGCGGAAGCTGGTGCCGTTGGCGCGGGCTTCGATGGGCAGGGCCACACCGGCCAATCCGTCGTAACGCTCCTGGTGCTTGCCGCTGAGGGTGAGCGGCACCAGCCCGGCGCGCACGGGGAGCACGGTATGGCCAAACTGCTTCGCCACCTCATAGCCAAAGCCACTGGCGCCCAGGCTGGGAATCGACAGGCCGCCCGTGGCGATGACCAGGGACGGGGCGCTGAACCGGCCTAGCGGGGTGTCGCAGCCAAAGCCGCCCTCGCCTGCCCGGATCCGGGTGACCGGGGTGTTGAGCTCGATCCTCACACCCGCCGCCGCGCATTCATCGAGCAGCATCCGCACGATGAGCTTGGAGGATTCGTCGCAGAACAGCTGGCCGGGGCTTTTCTCGTGGTACTTGATCCGGTGCTTGTCGACGAGGTCGATGAAGTGCCACGGGGTGTACCGGGCGAGGGCCGACTTGCAGAAATGGGGGTTTCGGCTGAGGAAGTTGGCCGGGGTGGTGTGGGTGTGGGTGAAATTGCAGCGGCCGCCGCCGCTCATCAGGATCTTCTTGCCCGCCTTGTTGGCGTGGTCGAGCACCAGCACCCGGCGGCCCCGCTGGCCGGCGACGATGGCGGCCATGAGGCCGGCGGCGCCTGCGCCAATGACGATGGCGTCGTATTCCATGGGGGTCTGCCTGGCCGTGCAAACGCATATGGTACCGCCGTCGCGTAGACTTGTCGGCTGTAACCCTATGCGAGGACTACCCCATGCCTTCCTTCGATATCGTTTCGGAAGTCGATAAGCACGAACTGAGCAATGCCGTGGACCAGGCGAACCGTGAGGTTTCGACCCGGTTTGACCTGAAGGGCACGAAGGCGAAGTTCGAGCTGGAGGACAGTGTGATTACGCAGAAGGCTGATAACGAGTTCCAGATCGAGCAGATCCATCAGATCCTGCGTACGCGCCTGGCTGCGCGCCAGATTGATGTGCGTGCGCTGGATGTGGGCAAGGTGGAGACGAACCTGGCTGAGGCGCGCCAGAAGGTGACCGTGAAGCAGGGTATTGAGCAGCCTGTCGCGAAGAAGATTATCGCGAAGATCAAGGAGGCGAAGCTGAAGGTCGAGGCTCAGATCAACGGGGAGAAGATCCGTGTCACGGGTAAGAAGCGTGACGATCTTCAGGATGCTATCGCCCTGCTCCGTAAGGCGGATTTCGAACTTCCGCTGCAGTTCGAGAACTTCCGGGACTGAGGTTCGATACGGCTCGCCTTCGGCATCGCTCGGGGGCGCTCGGCTTCGCCATCGCCTTAGTGCTCTGACGTTTCCGGAAAGAGCCCTTGGCGCCCACCCTCGCTGCTCAGACAAGTCTCCAACGTTCGAAAAGGATGCCCCTCCGGGGCCATGTACTTATTGCCCTACGGGCGCGAACCGGCGTGCGGACGGGGGTTTGAAACTCGCCTTCCCTGGCTCGGTTTCAAACGAGCGGCCATCCATGGCCGCTCCCGCCTGCGGCGGCTGTTCCCGTCCGCCCGCCTCGTCTCCGACAACTCGCCTCGAGGGTGGGCGCCAAGGCCTCTCGGACACACTGAGGCAAATCGGTGGGAAAGCCTCCGCCAGCAACACGGCCGACCTCGCGGCGCCCCACACCTGCCAAACGCCCGTAGGAGCCCACCCTGTGGGCGACATCTTTCGC
This genomic interval carries:
- a CDS encoding dimethylarginine dimethylaminohydrolase family protein produces the protein MAETTPTFERTVPRILMCAPTYFEVSYVINPWMTGHVHDTTSERSQRQWDALRETVQRHADVVIQPPAEGQPDMVFAANAGLVFGNSFVPSRFRYDERKGEEAHNRAFFTHHGFDIVELPDGVFFEGAGDALFDRGTSRRLWMGHGHRSDLEAAPALTRLLDIEVLPLKLADPRFYHLDTCFCPLVNGYTLYFPAAFDAASLALIERHVPPAERITVDEHDAVAFACNAVNLGRVVILNRASPGLRSRLEAAGFMVIEVALDEYMKSGGAAKCLTLRLDEAMGA
- a CDS encoding NAD(P)-dependent oxidoreductase, coding for MRIGFIGLGSMGAGMAANLVKGGHEVTVWNRTASVAEPLKALGAKVAATAAEAAQGAEVVHNMLANDAAVREVILGEVLPALAQGAVHVNHATISVALAQELSDTHDARGVGFVSAPVFGRPEVAAAGNLNMVASGQPAYLAKVQPLLELLAAKVWPMGDDPIRAAVVKISGNFLIGAAIESMAEASALTRAHGVAAKDFLEVMQNTLFSAPIYKIYGGMIAEDRYEPAGFKLSLGFKDVGLARAAAETKRVPMPVASVLHDALLESLNRGDGDIDWAGLARVAAARANLKD
- a CDS encoding PhzF family phenazine biosynthesis protein; amino-acid sequence: MSPIRYKQLDVFAARHGGGNPLGVVIDAEGWSDERMQRFAHWTNLVETTFLLPARAEGANYRARIFTPSKEIPFAGHPTIGSAHAALDAGLITPDAAGVVWQECGAGVLPILVEGTGPDRELFVQSPKARVVGDGSKGGECLSSVLYGVTLGALKPACVEGGRRWWVAEFADEATLRGWRPDHAAIRALALATDTLGLCVFARTAEGLAVRAFPAGVGIVEDPASGAANGLIAAYVATHDTTGTLSKGYIVSQGREVGHDARIIIRIDGEHVWVGGRTNTIIDGVVDWRDA
- a CDS encoding YajQ family cyclic di-GMP-binding protein, translated to MPSFDIVSEVDKHELSNAVDQANREVSTRFDLKGTKAKFELEDSVITQKADNEFQIEQIHQILRTRLAARQIDVRALDVGKVETNLAEARQKVTVKQGIEQPVAKKIIAKIKEAKLKVEAQINGEKIRVTGKKRDDLQDAIALLRKADFELPLQFENFRD
- a CDS encoding NAD(P)/FAD-dependent oxidoreductase, giving the protein MEYDAIVIGAGAAGLMAAIVAGQRGRRVLVLDHANKAGKKILMSGGGRCNFTHTHTTPANFLSRNPHFCKSALARYTPWHFIDLVDKHRIKYHEKSPGQLFCDESSKLIVRMLLDECAAAGVRIELNTPVTRIRAGEGGFGCDTPLGRFSAPSLVIATGGLSIPSLGASGFGYEVAKQFGHTVLPVRAGLVPLTLSGKHQERYDGLAGVALPIEARANGTSFRDAMLFTHRGISGPSILQISSYWEPGVDLRLDLLPGQDAYEALRAGREERPAAEFRTVLSSLLPRRLAERLCEVWLPSKPMRQYRDAELKDIAAQLQDWPLVASGTEGYRTAEVTLGGVDTDEVSSATLMSKRQPGLFFVGEVLDVTGHLGGYNFQWAWASGHAAGQAV